The region ggcttcCTGGCTTCAACCAGGCAGCTCTGCTCTCACCAACTTTCATTTGATGGATTTTGTggcttcaagaaaaagaaagcctgGAAAATGTGGCTTACAGAGATGGAAATTCAATGTGATGGGGGAACCCCATGGGGGAGATGTTTGCCAGGCACCCATTTACTGAACTGCCTGCCACTCTGTGGCTGGCTCTGTACAGGGGACTGGGGGTGATGAAGATGGACACGCCCCTGTCCCCAAAGACCTCACAGAGATGAAAACACAGCAGTGTGATGAGGCTCTGAGGGGACATGCAGGTAGCTTTGGGACTGGGGAGGACACTTAATCCGGACGAAGGTGGGGAGGATCAGGGAAAACTTCTCTGGAgttggtgacatttgagctgactCTTTAAAGGACCTTTGGAATTTGCCCAGAAGGGATGTGGGAAGGGCACCTTCCATCTCATCTGTATCTGATACCTGTCCTGACCACACAGGGTGTCCTGGATCCTGTTGGGGTCCTTGGGTCCCTGGGTCATGCCTCAGAGCTGAAAACGTACCAGGTCCAGCAAATGTTCAGCGGCCCCAGCTTCCCCCTTCCTGGGTGGATAGTCAGGCAGCAGCAAGACTGTATGTGAACTAGATGAGCAAGAAGTCCTGTCTCCCCCATCTGACTTGTCACACTTCAGTCCCACCcctacccagccagccagcctgcaGTCGGTTTGTTCAGGGAGGCTGCGAGAAGCAGCGTGCTGGTAGCGGTGTAATCATCGGCCTGGGGCAGAGGGGAGCCTGATTTGTGTGATGCTGTCAACActgctgatttcaagctaccagtgTAACTGATGTTTCTGAACCCAGAACTGGGAGAGATGCCCGCAGTCAGGAACACAGGCCTGGAGCGGGCTCCTGCACACCTGGCAAGGGATGTGAAGACCCATCCCTACTTCTGGGTGTTCCAGTTCTTTTGAGGAGGCAGACGTCAGGCTCACGGGAACTGGGTAGTCCTAGGGCTGCTGAGGAAAGGGTGTAGTGTGATGCTGGCCATTGTGGAGGTCTGGAAAAAAATAACCTGGAACTTATTCATACTAAGGTGTGAGTGACTGCTTCAAGTCTGGCAAGGAAAGACTTGCCTGCTTCTCATTTGTGTCCTGCCTTGTCACCTTACTCCTGCCCCAACAGCCTCTCTCCTTGCAGAGCCAGTGCCCTCCCTGACCTCCATCCAGGTGCTGGAGAATTCGATGTCCATCACCTCCCAGTACTGTGCTCCAGGGGATGCCTGCAGGTGGGCTGGGCTTCCTCCCCTCACCCAGGGAGGTCCTCAGGTGACATGAGCCCAGGTGGTACAGATCTCCCAGAACTTGCCCTTTCAGGGAGGAGCCTCCCCCATAAGGCAGGGCAGCCCCTTTCCAGGCCTCTGTGGGGCTCCAGTATAGACTGGGGGCTGAGGAGTccctggtgggggggggggggtggtggcaGGGTACCCTCAGGCTAAGGTGCCAGTTTTGCCCCTGCAGGCCTGGGAACTTCACCTACCACATCCCTGTCAGCAGTGGCAccccactgcacctcagcctgacTCTGCAGATGAAGTGAGTGCCGGCGTGGGGAagtgggaggcaggaggggagCCAGGGAGAATCTCCCGCAGAGCCTCAGAACAGCCGAGTCTGAGGACAGCTGGAGAGTCTCTGGTATTTCCTGCATGGTGGGATAAGTGCTGACTTCATTGCCTACTTCGTGGTTAACTGGCTAAATGACCTGGCCTCATGGGCTGAGGACCACATGGGATGGTCGATGGGAAAGGTTTTGTTCGAGGGCCCTGGTTATTATGCGGTGTTTCAGGCTGGGTGGAGATTCAGAGGCGTGTGGCAGGCTGGCTGGGAAGGGGCTGGGGTTGAGGGACTCCAGAACCTCATTTCTCTGCTAACTGGGCCTGTCTACAGCTCCTCCTCCCCCGTGTCTGTGGTGCTGTGCAGCCTGAGGTCAAAGGAGGAACCATGTGAGGAGGGGAGCCTTCCACAGAGTCTCCACACCCACCAGGACACCCAGGTAGGTGGGACTGGGAAGCTGCGGGCCGGCCAGGCCCGAGCTGCTTCTCTCCTGGCACAACTGGGCCCCCAAATGGGCAAGGAGCAGAAGCTGGGAGTTATAGAGTGAAGCCTTCTCCACAAGGGACACTCTGGGGCCTGGGCCTCTGTGTCCCAGGGAGGGGCACACGTGCCCATGTTTGTTCATTGCACTCTGCTGAGCATCTCCCGGCCCTGCCGTGCTGGAGACGTGGGGAAGACAGCAGATCACAGGCGCTAATGTGGATGAGTGCAATGATGGAAACAGGCAGGTGTCTGGGAGCCCATGGCGGGGAGGGCTGTGGTTCACTGGAGGTGTCTGCAGAAGCGGGAAGGAGCCGACCTCATGCTCAGGTTGGGGAAGTGGCACAGCTAGATGTGCAGCATCAGAGGGCCCCTCAGGTTCCATGTTTGGCCACCTCTTCTGGGAGAACTGGATGGTGAGCTCCTCCCTGGCCAGGTAACCAGAAGTTATGACTGTCCCTGGGGCTGATGGACCCCCAGTTTCTTCTTGAGCCTAAGAGGCCATGGGAGAAGACGCTCAGGACAAATGAAGGGAAGTAGTGATTATTTTTTCTCGCCCATTCATGTGTTTACTCAGAAAATATTGATTGGGGCCCCATCTgtcccaggccctgtgctgggtggGCCCATCTGCAGGGGAGAGAGGTGGAGTAGACACAGGTTTTGATTTCCAAGAACGTACTCTATAGTGAGGGAGAAAAGACGTGCAGAAAGCACCTGCAACAGAGGTGGGGGTGCTTCTGAGGGAGGCCCGAGCCCTGTCGCCCTGCAGAAGAGACAGTGTCCGAGACAGAGGGAGAGCCCAGCTAGACAAGCAGCAGACATGGTGCTCAGGCCTGAAACCACATCACAGACGCACAGCCAAAGCCTCAGGTAGATGGGCAAGCTGCCTGCGGCCAGGCTGCATGCCACCCTGTGAGGGAGACAGCCAGacaggcctgggtttgaatcccagctgtgTGATTTTGCCACACTGTGTGATTTTTAGGAagtggctcagtttcctcatccagaaGATGGGGCTAGTAGCAGCACTGTGTCACTGGATTGTACTGAGGATGGGGCTAATGAAATACTTTGATGTGCCCAGAGCATAGTGGGTGAGGGAACCCAGCACAACAGGACTGGGAAGGAGGCAGGGGCCAGGTGGAGGTGGCTGTGGACCTGCCAGTCCCGGGCACGGTCTGCATGGAGTAGCTGCCATTGCTCCTTCTGCCAAAGCAGAACATGCTCCTTCCTATCTCTTCAAAGTTCTCTGCTTTTTTCCTTCATAAAACTCCCCACAGACCCCAGGACTGCGACGGCCGTGGTGAGAGATGCTGGTTGGGATAAGGGCAGCAGTCTGTCCTgacccctctctcccttctctccaggGCACCTCTCACCGGTGGCCAATAACCATCCTGTCCTTCCGCGAATTCACCTACCACTTCCGGGTGGCACTGCTGGTGAGCAGGGGCATCCCACCTACCCTGGAGGTCTGGGCACCCCTGTCTGCGACGTGAGGCTTGAGGAATGGGGGGTTTGCACAGTATGTGGTAGGGCTGGGGGCACAGTGTCAAGCAATGTCAGCAGGGAGTGCCGTCTGCCCCGCACCCCCAGAGCCACCTCACCTTCCCACTGCCCTTCCACCCAGGGTCAGGCCAACTGCAGTTCAGAGGCTCTCGCCCAGCCAGCCACAGACTACTACTTCCACTTCTACCGCCTGTGTGACTGAGCTGCCCTCCTGAGGCAGCACCACACCAGGGACCAGGGGTGCCCAGGCACCCCCCAACACTGGATGCAATGGTGTTACACTGGAGTCCGCTGCAGGCCAGCTCTGCTGTTCACTGGCCCTACCCGAGACTGGTGAAACTGGAAGTCTTCACACTGGAGTTGCTGTTCCAGCTGGTCGCCCCTCACGGCACAGAGGGAACCTGAGAGCCAGAGACTTCCTGGGCCTTCCTGCCTGCCACCCCCTAGGGGCCAGGACAGGACCAGTTTACCTCTTTCCACATATGGTGGTTGGAGGGCTGGTTCAGGTGCCCTGGAGGGAAGGGGAAGCCTGTGGCCCTGATTTGTTCAGAGCCCACTCTCCCTTGCCTCCCCTTTTGAGACTGGAGCCAACCCTTTTGGAGAGAGGACCTGCCCACCTTTGAGATCAGCAGGGGGCTCGGATCCAGCCTTAAGAGACTTGGGTGGACCCCCATGAGTCAATAGAGGGCAGACGGCTCTCCCCCTTAAAGCTGTTCCCTGGGGGATGGCTTGGTAGTGGACTTTCTGGGGTTTGCCTGTTACGCCAGACTCGGACTTCTAAGCTTTAAGTGTGGCCCAGGAGGTTTCTTCTCCCTGGGAGGGCTTGGCTCCCAAGAAGTCCCAGGGCAGCCGAGGCCAGCCCTGGCTGGGTTGGAGAAACTGACTTTGTGCCTTAAGTCTACTCAGTGCCTGGTGAAGCCACCCTCAGCCCTTCACAGGCCTGAACCAGTAGGGGCCAGTGGGCCAGGTAAGCCCTAGAGCCTTGAACCAGGAATatccaggaagaggaaattcccttTGAGCCCCCAGATGGTGTTGCAGCTTCACTGCCTGCGTTCCTGGGAGCGTCTGGAGCTCACAGTGATCGGTGACCACATCATTCTCTCTGAGCAGAAGAGCAGGAATCCCTCAAGCAGCAGCCTGGTCTTGGCTGGTGGGCAGATGCAAATAGCTTTTGCTGTTATTAATGAAGTAATTACTAAATGCACTTAAACCAGGGCAGGAAGGAATGGAAGGATGGAGCCAGAAAGCTCAGAGTGGGCCAGAGCAGGGGTGTGACACTTGCAAAGACAGGGCTCTCACTCCTCTGATCCCTCCCAGGGAGCCTCCGACACCCATCCCACTCCCAACCACCAAGACCCTGGGTTAGGGAAGAAGTTGTATCTTAAGTGCCACCTTCAAGTTTCTTAGTGGTGCCTGGTGCATTCTGAGGCTACATCCAGGCTCATGGAAGGAGTGTGGTATTCATTTAGCCATGTCTGCCATGGGTCCAGAAATGGGAAAGGGAATTGCTGTCCTTGCCCTGTGGTATGCTGCCACCTCTTTGGGAAGCAGGCCTTGCCCCTGTCCCACCACTCATTCTCAGCTTTGAATGGGAGGCCTTTCTATAGTGGAGGCCTTTCCTTGAAGCCTATGAACTGCAGGCCCCCTTTTGCCATTGATCTCAAAGCACTTGTCCTCAGGATAGGGAAGAGCAGGGGGATGCAGGAATAGCAGGGATAGCTTgctcccagccccctccccaatTTGGTTCCGTTGACATAGGAATTTTATGATTCCCAAACCATGCAGGGGCTGAGCCTTCCTTAGGATGACTTTGTTCTCCCTCCCACTGGGGGAATCCTCCCTATGCCTTAAAACTGCCGAGCCCCACTCCATGTAATAGGATTCCTGGGCTTCCTCAATGGGGGTTCATGTTCTTGGACTGCGGCCCCTCAGTCCTTAACTGGAAAGTGACCGTCCACTGCCCCCTGGAGCCCATCTGGACATAGCACAGCCCCAAAACCGTTAGCAGCTGGCTCTGTTTCCATGCCTGGGGAGGGGTTCCTCAGTGCAGGAGTTGGGGACAGGCTGGGGCTCCAAGCTGCTTGAGGGGGTCAACCTTGGACCAAAGTTGCCTTAAGCCTGTGGTAAAAGGGCTTCAGGGAAGGTAAGTGGGCCACCTGCTGGAAGCTGCCAGCTGCCCGGCTGGCAATGGTGTGAGTGTCTtggccctgtccctgccctggggTCCAGCAGGtcatccctcccttctctctcctttgGCGTTTGTTCCTGTAGTCACTGGGCTAATCTCCCCCTAGCTTCAAGCTGTACATAGGGCCTCCCAGTGCAAATCCTCCTGCCCATACCGTGCCCCCTTAGAAGCCTGCATGTGCATGGAGCGCCTCCTACCTCCCAGTTAACTCCCAGTTCTTTTCCCTGAGCTTGGTATTTGTCGTGTGCCAACTCTGACTCTGAGGTGGGCAGTGAGGGAAGCAGCCCCGGGCCTGCTTGCTTCCTGTCCCCGAAATGTTCGTTTCTTCTgaagtaaatatacatatataaataaatgtataaatactgCTTTGTATCTGAGCTTGCCTCTTTGTCTCTTCTTGGGATTGGTCTGGTGGGAGAGGAGTCACCTATAAGGCTAGGGCCAATTGGAATTCAAAGTTCTTCCTGAAAAGCCTGGAATCTCTGAGCTCCTGAACCAGAGGGCCAAATGGATGCTTTATACCCCTTATCCTCTTAGCTTCATACTGGGGCTAGGAGTGGACTCATCAGCCTCTCCCATGGCCACACCTTCCCCTCCTGCGCACCTGCTGCTGCCCACCTGCATTAAAAGTAGCCACTGAGGAGAAAAGCCTTCTTAGGGGGAGAAGCTGAGCCTGGTGAGGATGCCCCAGCACAGAGAATGGTGGCTATGTTTATGGCAGGGACTGGCCTAGGGCAGAATGGACCGATGTGGGTTCCTAGAGAAGTTTGTCCTAGAAACAATAGAAAAGGGTAGGCCCAGACCCTATCCACAGGTAAGCCTTAAATTCCGATGACAAAACACCGGTGCCACACAAATCTCATCCCCCTTAAGTAGATCAGCAGCAGGAACTGTGAAAGGCAGATGAGAAATGGGAAAGGGAAGAGATTGGGGAAGCAATGTAGGTCCCAGCACCCACCACCCCTGCAGAATGGGCCCCAGACAGGACTGCTATACATCTGCATTTATTATGAGCAGCAGGTGGGACACTTCcagcaacagtaaaaaaaaaagtaatttacaaaagcaggtttcagtgaagccatctggttgtTACCTAAAAGAGGAGAGGGGTATCAAAATAAGACCAATggcccttctttcctccttctctccctgcaCCCCTGTGCTCCTGGGGCAAGGGCTATTGAGCACACACCTCTGAGGATGAGCCACCAGAGCTGATTCCTAGTGGCCTGTTTGGTGGATTGTCTGCAGCAAGTTTTAAGCCCTGGATCTTGACCCCCTTTCAGCCAGGTGACTTCCCAGCAGCCTCTCCAAGTCACCAGGGTCTGACTTCTAAGAATGTAAATGTACAGCCATGGGATGCCTGCGTCCACACTTCTAGGTGGTACATCCCAAAGGCAGATCGAGGCCTTGGGCCATGTGAGCTCAGAACTGACAGAGTCACATTTGGCTCAAATCCGTATGAGGGGCAGGGAAAGAGGCACAAATGTCTAGTGTCCCTACCCATTCCACTGAGTCTGTCTCCATCAACCAAGGGGTCATGCTGGTAAGAGCTTTAAGGACCCTGCTGACCTGACTGTGGGGAGGCTTCCCTGGGCTGTGCCTTGGAGGCTCACGCATCCATCCCATTGCAGCTCTTACCCTTGGGTGCTCACACGTAGATGCCAACCCAGAGCAGCAGGAAGAGGACTCCAAAGCCCATGAAGAGTGAGGCCACTAAGGAGATGAGGAGCTCTTTATAGATATCACGAGTGTACTTGGTAGAGGTGACCTCGTAACTGGGCACAGCAGTTAAGGCAAAGTGAAGGGGTGGACTGTGGAGTGCAGAGAGCCCAGCCCACGGCAATCTGAGGAGAAAAGCATTGGCTCAATGCCTTCTGGGAGGCCTATCTGGCTCagagcagccaggcagaggggcctaAGAGATGCCTTGGACTCTGGTGCTCCACTGCCATGAAGAAAATGAGACCCAGAGGAGTTAGGtcacttgccccaggtcacacagctcatgAGGGCCGGAGCTGGGACTAGCCCTCAGACCTCCCGACACCTGAGTGCACCCTTCCTTATACCACCTTTCCAACTGTAGCACCCCTATTCCCCACCTCCACTCCAGCCAGGCCCCCTGCTCACTGTCCTGGAAATCCGAAGAACAAACTGAGCTCACCTGAACTTGGGAAATAAGGCCATAACCTGCCCCTGGGCATCACcagccctcctctcctccttACCTTCTCTCAGCCCCAATCCAATGTACAAAACAGGCGGGGTCCATGTACCTAGCATGGTTTCTCCCTGAGCTTCCCACATCACTAATGCTGGTCCTCTGGCTGCTCAGTGAAAGGATACACGAAGAACCAGGCGGTGAAGAACATGCCGATGGCCAAAAGCACCACGGTCAGATGGGGGAAGACAGCTGGGTTCACTGGGCTGGTATATCTGCTCATGGCCTCGAGCTCCTAGAGGAGGGAAAGAGATCAGAGCTATCAAAGAATCCCACGATTTCAGCCTGGAGAGAACATGGGGTTATCAAGGAGCCTGGTGCTGCTGTGAAACAGAGGCTGATTTTAGCCTGGAAATGTAGCTGCAGATCAATGGTCCTTATTAGCATTTTCTGAGGCCAATAATCTGACCACTATGAAAACGTGACTAAAGGTATGAACTCTGCCTGAGAGAAACCATATACAAGAAAAAGTTTGCCTACAATTTCCGGAGCTTTGTGGACCAGTGTCTATAGACACCAAGCTGAGAACCCCTGCTATAAGTCACTGACTGGTGGTACCCAGAtctcagtatctttttttttttgacggagtctcattttttggatggcgtctcactctgtcgcccgggctggagggcagtggcacgatctcggctcactgcaacctctgcctcccgggttctagagattctcatacctcagcctctcgagtagctaggactataggattacaggtgcgcaccaccacatctaatttttgtatttttagtagagatggggttttgccatgctggccaggatggtcttgaattcctgacctcaggtgatctgcctgcctcggcctcccaaagtactgagattacaggtgtgagttgctGCGCCcaggctcaatttttttttttttttttttttcagacagtcttgctctatcgcccaggctggagtgcctggagtgcagtggtgccaacttggctcactgcaagctccgccttctgggttcaagtgattatcctgcctcagcctcccgagcagctgggattacaggcgtgaaccaccatgcccggctaattttttgtatttttagtagagacagggtttcaccttgctggccaggctggtcttgaacttctgacctcctgatccgctcacctcagcctcccaaagtgctgggattacaggagtgaaccaccgcgcctggccctcaaTTTCTAATTCAGTATTTTCCTCACTACCTATGCTATTATGGAATCTTGTGAGCTATGGTCAAGACATTCAAGTTCTGGTTCTGAGTAATCTGAGTCTGAGTAAAGCGATTGTAATATCTATTTCACagaactgaaaaataagaaagatgatGAATCAAAGCATCTAGTGCCTGGCAGGGAGTATTTTGCTCAATAGGTATTTGCTTCCTTCCTAAGGTTGTAGGGAAGATGATGAGATAATGCCTTTTATTAAAGAGGGCTGTAAACGTAAAGATCTGTACAAATGTTAACTTCATTGTCACCCGTCAGCCAATCCTTCTAAAATCCAGAACATAACAACTCTAGAGAAGTAAACTGCCCCCATTGTTCTGAGACACTGGAATTCAATTCAGTAAACAATCACGGCCCCCTTCCCCCAAAATGATAAAGACAATCACTGCCATTTATTGAGCTTCCAATTACGGGCCCTCTGTTTGGCACtgagaatacaaagatgaatagacATCATCCCAGAGCTAGATGCGCGTCAGACGGTGGTCACTAGGAGGCGTGGCCGAAAACAAAGAAGTCCATGGAACGTGGCCAGAGATCTGTACAGAGGCTGTGGGCGCTCCTAGGAAAGTCTGGCCAAGTGCCCGAGAGTTGGAAGTGCTTCACCAAGAAACATTTGCCTAGGGCATTGTAGGATGGGCACGGGTTCGGCAGAAGAACTTTCCAGATAAAGATAACACACCACCGATAACAGAGATATACAAACTGGAAGGTATTCAAAATTCGCCCCACGCCTCTCGCCCTTAGAAATCGCGAGCTCAGAAACCTAAGGAGTTCATGgcaaggggcttcccccttccccacccttcaGCCCAAGCCGGAGGTTCCAGGAGCGTCTAGCCCTCTGGATCTCCGGCGTCTGAGGAGAGAAGCGCGGTGTGGGTCAGACCCCGAGGGGTCCTCGCATCTCCGTCTGGAACTCCCCTCAACGCTCTCACCATTTTGCCCCGCGCAGGCTAATCCGCCGCTCCACCACCGGAAGAACACGTCGGCAGGAGCAGGCGCCTAGCACAACCGGAAAAGGAAGTGCCTCCGGCGCAAGTGGCATTGAGGGACTTGTAGTCCTGCGATTTCGGGTGTAGAGGGAGCAGGGGCCTGCGGGGACCTGGTGTGGGTGGAGTGGGGACAAGCGGTGGAGAAGGATACGCCAGGGTCGCTGAGAGACTCTGTTCTCCCTGGAGGGACTGGTTGCCATGAGAGCAGCCGTCTGAGAGGACGCAGCCTGCACTACGCGCCCCAAGAGGCTGTGCGTGGCGAGCAGGTCACGTGACGGGAGCGCGGGCTTTGGAAGGCGGCTGAACCTCAGGCGACCCGCCGCTAAGCTGAGAAGGGAGAGCGGGCTTAGGACCGCCTGCCCGGGGCAACCCCGAACCAAGCTTTAGCCGCCGAGGCCTCGTGTCCCAAAGGCCAGGTGAGACCCCATGGGAAGCGCCTCCGGGAGCGACGGGGTCCGCTTGGCGCTGGGGGCCGTGGGGAGCCGGGGTCTGGAGTGCACGGGATTCGCAGTCAAGAGGTCCCGCCACTTTTCCCCCTGTGAGCCTTGGGCCAGTCGCGTAAGCTCCGAGCCTCTCTTTCCTCCATTGTAGAGAAGCGGTGATAAGTTCCACCTTATGGGGTCGTGTTGTATTTTTCCTAAGACCTTGGACGAGAAACATTTCTGACACTTGAGTTGTTTAGGCCCCTTTCCTGCCTACCTGTCTGTGGGACGCCGTGAGGGGATCAAGGGCTACATGGCCTGGTCCTCAGTCCACACTCCAGCAGCGCGGCCGGCTTGAGGCAAGAGCCGAAGGGTTGAACAGGCCTGGAGAGGGGACATGAGAGGTTTCCGTCTGTTGTCTCAGTTAACCCTGGCAGCAGCCCTGAGAGACAGGCATGGTAA is a window of Gorilla gorilla gorilla isolate KB3781 chromosome 9, NHGRI_mGorGor1-v2.1_pri, whole genome shotgun sequence DNA encoding:
- the TMEM258 gene encoding dolichyl-diphosphooligosaccharide--protein glycosyltransferase subunit TMEM258, which gives rise to MELEAMSRYTSPVNPAVFPHLTVVLLAIGMFFTAWFFVYEVTSTKYTRDIYKELLISLVASLFMGFGVLFLLLWVGIYV